The Polaribacter tangerinus genome has a segment encoding these proteins:
- a CDS encoding type I restriction endonuclease subunit R → MTKQPELILENNLVDQLVGLGYSPVSIKDEGDLVLNLKSQLEKHNKTKFNDNEFKQILNYISKGNIFERSKTLRDRVPYINDKNETKTIELINQQFWCQNEFQVTNQITIKGQYENRYDVTILVNGLPLVQIELKRRGLELKEAFNQTNRYERHSYGSGHGLFQFIQLFVISNGVNTKYFANNPIKERSFKQTFYWSDENNKLITQLSKFTDIFLEPCHLSKMITKYIVLNETHRVLMVLRPYQYYATENIVERVKSTDKFGYIWHTTGSGKTLTSFKTAQILTQLSNVHKVVFVVDRKDLDYQTTKEFNSFSKGSIDGTNNTNTLANQLAGDTKLIITTIQKLNTAITKNRYQSRVEGLADKKVVFIFDECHRSQFGKTHEEIRKFFPSSQMFGFTGTPIFEENAGSNEFGKRTTTMLFNKCLHKYVITDAIRDENVLKFSVEYISTFKKKESIVDINVEDIDETEVMNSPARLEGVVDYIINNHDRKTHNRKFTSIFCVSSVSVLVEYYKIFREKQKDLDNDKKLKIATIFSYQSNEEDKDTLGNFGEEFSTAAEPESEYVTQHSRDYLEDFIGDYNKTFGTNYTTKDSQSYYNYYNDIARKVKEKQIDVLLVVNMFLTGFDSKLLNTLYVDKNLKFHGLIQAYSRTNRIFGELKSQGNIVSFRNLKKQTDDAIRLFSNLDNKDLIVMEPYEVYLERFNDAYNNLTKLTPSVDSVNDLISEDDQFEFIKLFRDLMRVKNVLNTFTQFEMEETEMEDQEFEDYKSKYLDLYDRHKGDSKEKVSIINDIDFELELIHRDEINVSYILNLLSTLKNSPIEEQDTQRKKIIEIISGQSDLRSKRELIEKFIDENLPHIEDSDNIPEEFEKFWDKERSEYIDRLVDEEKLDKGKLEKVIGDYLFTEKEPLRDDLIDMLDKRPSLKERSSTSERLKNKIVDFVETYITGVAV, encoded by the coding sequence ATGACTAAACAACCTGAACTAATATTAGAAAATAACTTGGTAGACCAATTAGTTGGTTTAGGGTATTCTCCAGTCTCAATTAAAGACGAGGGGGATTTGGTATTGAACCTAAAATCTCAATTGGAGAAACATAATAAAACTAAGTTCAATGATAACGAGTTCAAACAGATTCTAAACTACATAAGTAAGGGAAATATCTTTGAAAGATCCAAGACTCTAAGAGATCGTGTTCCTTACATTAACGATAAGAACGAGACTAAGACCATAGAACTGATTAATCAACAGTTTTGGTGTCAGAATGAGTTTCAGGTAACCAACCAAATCACCATAAAGGGACAATACGAGAACCGTTACGATGTAACTATTTTAGTAAATGGTTTACCTCTTGTTCAAATAGAATTGAAACGTAGAGGGTTAGAGCTCAAAGAGGCGTTTAATCAAACTAATCGTTACGAGAGACATTCCTATGGTTCAGGTCACGGACTCTTTCAATTCATTCAACTATTTGTGATTTCTAATGGAGTAAACACTAAGTACTTCGCAAACAATCCGATCAAAGAAAGATCTTTTAAACAGACCTTTTATTGGAGTGATGAAAACAACAAACTCATCACCCAATTATCAAAATTCACGGACATCTTTTTGGAACCTTGTCACCTTTCCAAAATGATCACCAAATACATCGTTTTAAACGAGACTCATAGAGTTTTAATGGTGTTGCGACCATATCAGTACTACGCAACAGAAAACATCGTAGAACGTGTTAAATCGACTGATAAATTTGGATACATCTGGCACACTACAGGAAGTGGAAAAACCCTTACCTCATTTAAAACTGCGCAAATCCTGACGCAACTATCAAATGTCCATAAAGTAGTGTTTGTAGTAGATAGAAAGGACTTGGATTATCAAACAACTAAAGAGTTTAATTCTTTCTCTAAGGGAAGTATAGACGGAACAAACAACACAAACACTCTTGCGAATCAATTGGCGGGAGATACCAAACTGATCATTACAACAATTCAGAAACTAAACACTGCGATCACCAAAAATAGGTATCAATCAAGAGTTGAAGGTCTTGCAGATAAAAAAGTGGTGTTCATTTTTGATGAATGTCACCGTAGTCAATTTGGAAAGACACATGAAGAAATTAGAAAATTCTTCCCAAGTTCTCAGATGTTTGGATTTACAGGAACACCGATCTTTGAGGAAAACGCAGGGTCAAACGAATTTGGAAAACGAACAACAACCATGTTGTTTAATAAGTGTCTACACAAGTATGTTATTACTGATGCAATCAGAGATGAAAACGTACTAAAATTTTCTGTAGAGTACATTAGTACTTTTAAGAAGAAGGAAAGTATTGTAGATATAAATGTTGAAGATATTGATGAGACAGAAGTGATGAATTCTCCCGCACGGTTAGAAGGTGTAGTTGATTATATCATTAACAACCATGACCGTAAAACCCATAACAGAAAATTCACCTCTATCTTTTGTGTTTCGAGTGTATCGGTATTGGTAGAGTACTATAAGATCTTCAGGGAGAAACAAAAAGACTTAGATAATGATAAGAAACTAAAAATTGCAACTATTTTCTCCTACCAATCCAACGAAGAGGACAAAGACACCCTTGGAAATTTTGGAGAGGAGTTTTCTACTGCAGCAGAACCTGAATCTGAATATGTAACCCAACACTCAAGAGATTATTTAGAGGACTTTATTGGGGATTACAACAAAACTTTTGGAACTAATTACACTACTAAGGATAGTCAATCCTATTACAATTATTACAATGACATTGCAAGGAAAGTAAAGGAGAAACAAATCGATGTTCTATTGGTAGTTAACATGTTCCTTACTGGATTTGATAGTAAATTATTAAATACTCTTTACGTAGATAAAAACTTGAAATTTCATGGTCTTATTCAGGCGTACTCGAGAACCAACAGGATTTTTGGGGAGTTGAAATCTCAAGGAAATATTGTCTCTTTTAGAAATCTAAAGAAACAAACTGACGATGCAATTCGATTGTTCTCTAATTTAGACAATAAGGATCTCATTGTTATGGAACCTTACGAGGTTTATTTAGAAAGATTTAATGATGCGTATAACAACCTAACAAAACTTACCCCCAGCGTTGACAGTGTCAACGACTTAATTAGTGAGGATGATCAATTCGAGTTTATTAAACTCTTCAGAGATCTAATGCGAGTAAAAAACGTTCTTAACACCTTTACTCAGTTTGAAATGGAAGAAACTGAAATGGAGGATCAAGAGTTTGAAGACTACAAGAGTAAGTACTTAGATCTTTATGATAGACATAAGGGTGATTCTAAAGAAAAGGTATCCATTATTAATGATATTGACTTTGAGTTAGAACTTATTCATAGAGATGAAATCAATGTCTCCTACATACTTAATCTCCTTTCAACACTTAAGAATAGTCCAATTGAGGAACAAGATACACAGAGAAAGAAAATAATTGAAATCATCTCAGGTCAATCCGATCTTAGAAGTAAAAGAGAATTAATCGAGAAGTTCATTGATGAAAATCTACCTCACATTGAGGACAGTGACAACATCCCTGAGGAATTCGAAAAGTTTTGGGATAAAGAACGATCGGAATACATCGATAGATTGGTTGATGAAGAGAAGTTAGATAAGGGTAAACTTGAAAAAGTGATAGGTGATTACCTCTTTACCGAAAAGGAACCATTGAGAGATGATCTAATTGACATGTTGGATAAAAGACCATCACTGAAAGAAAGATCATCTACCTCAGAGAGACTAAAAAATAAGATTGTAGACTTTGTAGAGACTTATATTACTGGTGTCGCAGTATAG
- a CDS encoding formylglycine-generating enzyme family protein, translating into MIRFTTAKRVLSFFLLIAVLLSCKKKELSNTNVDNTSVKSLIKSAPKGMVWVAPKTFLMGAKADDNYAMDREKPSHEVYVDGFFIDVNEVTNKQFSDFVAATNYITTAEKPIDWDEIKKDLPANTPRPADSILQPGSLIFNKNAGKVVSMNNYQQWWTWKIGANWRQPEGPGSSIKGKENYPVVHVSYADALAYCNWANRRLPTEAEWESAAQANNKNNIFVWGNDANALNKNANTWQGVFPTKNISEDGFEYISPIKSYPPNSLGIYDMAGNVWEMTSDLFNVNYYASLDKSKVLRNPTGAKTPFSPSNPRQLEYVMKGGSFLCHASYCASFRISARMGMEPSSSSDHIGFRTVATPEMLEIDLN; encoded by the coding sequence ATGATCAGGTTTACAACTGCCAAAAGGGTACTGTCATTTTTTTTATTAATTGCAGTCTTACTTTCTTGTAAAAAAAAGGAATTATCAAATACGAATGTAGATAATACAAGCGTTAAAAGCCTCATAAAAAGTGCACCAAAGGGGATGGTTTGGGTAGCGCCCAAAACTTTTTTGATGGGAGCAAAGGCAGATGATAATTATGCGATGGATAGAGAAAAACCGTCCCATGAAGTTTATGTAGATGGTTTTTTTATTGATGTAAATGAAGTAACTAATAAGCAATTTAGTGATTTTGTTGCGGCAACAAACTACATTACAACTGCAGAAAAACCAATAGATTGGGATGAAATAAAAAAAGATTTACCTGCAAATACGCCAAGACCAGCCGATTCTATTTTACAACCAGGTAGTTTAATTTTTAATAAGAATGCTGGTAAAGTGGTTTCTATGAATAATTACCAGCAATGGTGGACATGGAAAATTGGTGCTAATTGGCGACAGCCAGAAGGGCCTGGTAGTTCTATAAAAGGCAAAGAAAATTACCCAGTTGTTCATGTAAGTTATGCCGATGCTTTGGCTTATTGTAATTGGGCAAACAGACGATTACCAACCGAGGCAGAGTGGGAGTCTGCAGCCCAAGCAAACAACAAAAATAATATTTTTGTTTGGGGAAATGATGCCAATGCTTTAAATAAAAATGCCAATACTTGGCAAGGTGTTTTTCCAACAAAAAATATTTCTGAAGACGGTTTTGAATATATATCACCTATTAAATCCTATCCACCAAACAGTTTGGGTATTTATGATATGGCAGGAAATGTTTGGGAAATGACTTCCGATTTATTCAATGTAAACTATTATGCATCTTTAGATAAGAGCAAAGTATTAAGAAATCCGACAGGTGCAAAAACTCCTTTTTCACCTTCTAACCCAAGACAGTTAGAATATGTTATGAAAGGTGGTTCTTTTCTTTGTCATGCCTCATATTGTGCTAGTTTTAGAATATCTGCTAGAATGGGTATGGAGCCAAGTTCTAGTTCAGATCATATCGGTTTTAGAACCGTAGCAACCCCAGAAATGTTGGAGATTGATTTGAATTAA
- a CDS encoding type I restriction-modification system subunit M: MSEEQRRQLDAQLWGIANLLRGKVDPDDYRDYILGFIFYKYLSEKQHLYADELLKGESVTDFELVKDQETLDAIQEESLISIGYFLKPEELFSSITKRGNSNSYILDDLQSVLNHIEQSTSGTESEDDFNALFEDLDLNSTKLGRTPNARNEIIVNILTYLDEIDFRLDEVESDVIGDAYEYLIAKFASGAGKSAGEFYTPQQVSKILSKIITTGKTKLKSVYDPTCGSGSLLLRVAREVEVGEFYGQELNRTTFNLARMNMILHDVHYRDFDIRQEDTLEDPQHLDKRFEGIVANPPFSLNWKSDANPLYASDERFSQYGRLAPKSKADFAFVQHMVYQLADNGTMACVLPHGVLFRGSSEEVIRKYLIKDLNYLDAVIGLPSNIFFGTGIPTCILVLKKCREQDEDIIFIDASGDDHFIKVGKQNELRDEDVELLVNTYRNRESIDKYSSVVTLQEIAENDYNLNIPRYVDTFEEEKDVDLEEVSGEIQSLEKDLSETNQIIQSFCKELNISTPF; this comes from the coding sequence GCAATTGTGGGGGATCGCAAACCTCCTAAGAGGGAAAGTAGATCCCGATGACTACCGCGACTACATTCTTGGATTTATATTTTACAAGTACCTGAGTGAGAAACAACATTTGTATGCAGATGAACTACTCAAGGGAGAATCTGTAACAGATTTTGAACTGGTAAAAGATCAAGAGACTTTGGATGCAATTCAAGAGGAAAGTCTTATTTCAATAGGGTACTTTTTAAAACCAGAGGAACTCTTCTCTTCAATCACAAAAAGAGGTAATTCCAATTCCTATATTTTGGATGATCTTCAATCTGTTCTCAACCATATTGAACAATCTACTTCAGGTACTGAAAGTGAAGATGACTTCAACGCACTCTTTGAGGATTTGGATCTCAACTCAACCAAGTTGGGAAGAACTCCCAATGCACGAAATGAGATCATTGTCAATATCCTAACCTACTTAGATGAAATTGACTTTCGATTGGATGAAGTTGAGAGTGATGTAATAGGTGATGCGTATGAATACCTAATTGCAAAGTTTGCGTCTGGTGCAGGAAAATCTGCGGGTGAATTCTATACCCCTCAACAGGTATCTAAGATTCTATCTAAAATTATTACTACTGGTAAAACTAAACTCAAGAGCGTATACGATCCAACCTGTGGTTCAGGATCGTTATTACTTCGTGTTGCAAGAGAAGTAGAGGTTGGTGAGTTCTACGGACAAGAACTCAATCGAACAACCTTTAACCTTGCACGAATGAATATGATTCTTCACGATGTTCATTATCGTGATTTTGATATTCGTCAAGAAGATACTTTGGAGGATCCACAACACCTTGATAAACGATTTGAAGGTATTGTTGCAAATCCACCTTTCTCCTTAAACTGGAAGAGTGATGCAAATCCATTGTACGCATCAGATGAGAGATTCTCTCAATATGGTAGACTTGCACCAAAATCTAAAGCAGACTTTGCGTTTGTGCAACACATGGTGTATCAGTTAGCGGATAATGGAACCATGGCGTGCGTTTTACCGCACGGAGTTTTGTTCAGAGGGTCAAGTGAGGAAGTCATTAGAAAATATCTAATCAAAGATCTCAACTATTTGGATGCAGTAATCGGATTACCCTCAAACATCTTCTTTGGTACTGGTATTCCTACATGTATTCTTGTATTAAAAAAATGTAGAGAACAAGACGAAGACATTATTTTTATTGATGCAAGTGGAGATGATCATTTTATAAAGGTTGGTAAACAAAATGAACTTAGAGATGAAGATGTGGAATTATTGGTTAATACCTACCGCAACCGAGAATCTATCGATAAGTACAGTTCTGTGGTGACCCTTCAAGAAATTGCAGAAAACGACTACAACCTTAATATCCCTCGATATGTAGACACTTTTGAAGAGGAAAAGGATGTAGACTTGGAAGAAGTTTCAGGTGAGATTCAATCTTTAGAAAAGGATCTATCAGAAACGAATCAAATCATTCAATCTTTCTGTAAAGAACTTAATATCTCAACCCCATTTTAA
- a CDS encoding restriction endonuclease subunit S encodes MKKVINFQNGVGHERSIDENGNVVVVNSKFISTEGTVRKYTDKVLSIIPDDSLCMVMSDIPNGKAIAKCYYFEKGDYFSLNQRICSIKSETEVNKFLFYRINRHKYYLKFDNGVGQTNLRKSEVLNCPIKFPSLPEQQKIADFLTAVDKRIELLEKKKTLLETYKKGVMKKIFNQEIRFKDDNGNEFPDWEEKRLEDVLNYEQPTKYLVDSTDYSDSYDLPVLTAGKSFILGYTNETTGVYSNLPTIIFDDFTTSFHYVDFEFKMKSSAMKMLTVKSNNYNLKLVFEIMKNLRFVLSEHKRYWISEYSQMFISIPSNEEQTKISNFSNQLDTQIELLETQIDKSKTWKKGLLQKMFV; translated from the coding sequence TTGAAGAAGGTAATTAATTTTCAGAATGGTGTAGGACATGAAAGATCAATAGATGAGAATGGAAATGTGGTAGTAGTAAATTCTAAATTTATTTCTACTGAGGGTACTGTTCGAAAATATACGGATAAAGTACTTTCCATTATTCCTGATGACAGTCTATGTATGGTTATGAGTGATATACCTAATGGTAAGGCGATTGCAAAGTGTTACTATTTTGAAAAGGGTGACTATTTCTCTCTCAATCAGAGAATCTGTTCGATAAAATCAGAAACAGAGGTGAATAAATTTTTATTTTACCGAATTAACAGACATAAATATTATTTAAAGTTTGATAATGGAGTTGGGCAGACAAATCTTAGAAAGTCTGAGGTACTAAATTGTCCAATAAAATTCCCATCCCTCCCTGAACAACAAAAAATTGCAGACTTCCTAACTGCGGTAGACAAACGAATTGAACTTTTAGAGAAGAAAAAGACCCTTTTGGAAACCTATAAAAAGGGTGTGATGAAAAAGATCTTCAACCAAGAGATTCGATTTAAAGACGACAACGGTAACGAATTTCCTGATTGGGAGGAGAAGAGGTTAGAAGATGTTTTAAATTATGAACAACCAACGAAATATTTGGTTGATTCAACCGATTATTCTGACAGTTACGACCTTCCTGTTCTCACTGCAGGTAAATCCTTTATTTTAGGTTATACTAATGAGACTACAGGTGTATATTCTAATCTTCCTACAATAATTTTTGATGACTTTACAACATCTTTTCATTATGTAGATTTTGAGTTCAAGATGAAGTCATCTGCAATGAAGATGTTGACAGTAAAGTCAAATAATTATAACCTCAAACTTGTTTTTGAAATTATGAAAAATTTGAGATTTGTTCTTTCCGAACATAAAAGGTATTGGATTTCTGAATATTCTCAAATGTTCATTTCAATTCCTTCAAATGAAGAACAGACTAAAATTTCAAACTTCTCAAATCAATTAGATACTCAAATTGAATTATTAGAAACCCAAATCGATAAATCAAAAACTTGGAAAAAAGGACTCCTTCAAAAAATGTTTGTATAG